CCCCCAGCGGAACACCTCGCCGCCGGAGGAGGTGGGGAAGACGGAGGAGGCGAGCTCGGCGCCCAGCGTGATGCGGAAGCAGTCGCGGAAGGTGAGCGGGTGGCCGATGAAGCGCGCCCACACCAGGATGCGGATCGTGTTGGTGATCCAGGGGAGGAGCGCCAGCACGATCCCCAGGTACAGGTAGCGCCGGTCCAGCTCGCCGAAGCGGCGGAAGACGCTGCGGTCCGTGGCCGCCCACGAGATCCACAGGTTGAACAGCACCCCAAAGGGCACCAGGATCATCGAGGTGCGGAAGACCCGGTTGAGGCCCCGCGACAGGCGGCTCTCCCCGGCTTCCTCCCCGGCGGTGCTCACCGCTCCGGCCCCCGCGCGATCACCTGCGCGTAGCTGTCGATCAGCCGTCCGTTGATGGCCGACCAGTCGCGATCGCTTGCCGCCACCCGCGCCGCGGCGCCCATCCTGCGCCGCTCGGCGGGGTCGTTCAGCAGTCTCTCGACGTGGTCCGCGAGGTCGGCCGGGTCGTTGGCGCGGGCGATGAAGCCGGTCTGGCCGGGCTCCACCTGGTCCGGCGGGCCGCCACGGTCCACGACGACGGTGGGGAGGCCGCTGGCCTGCGCCTCCAGCACCACGTTGCCGAACGTCTCGGTCGTGGAGGGGAAGACGAAGACGTCGCCCGACGCGTACCAGCGGGCCAGCGCCTCGCCGCTCTGGTGGCCGGGGAAGAGGGCGTCGGGAAGGTCGGCCTGGAGCTGCTCGCGCATCGGCCCCTCGCCCACCAGCACCAGGCGGTGGCGGCTCCCGCGCTGGCGGAGGATGCGCTCCATCGCCACCAGGTCCGCCAGATCCTTTTCGCGCACAAGGCGGCTCACCAGCAGGAGGACGGGGGTGTCGTCGCTCTCCGCGCCGGCCATGCGGCGCAGGTCCGGGTCGCGGAAGGCGGGGGAGAAGCGGTGCAGGTCGATGCCGCGCGACCACAGCTCCGTGTTGCGGATGCCGTGGCCCGCCAGCTCGCGGATGATGCTGTGCGACGGGGCGTACACCACTTCGCACCTCCCGTAGAAGCGGCGCATCATCTTCCACCCCACCTCCTCGAGCCCGCCAAAGCCGTAGAAGCGGAAGTACGAGACGAAGTGCGTGTGGAACGACGACACCACCGGCACCCCGCGGCGCCGGCCGTACTTCTCCGCGCGCACGTTGATGGGGGTGGGGCTGACCACGTGGATCAGGTCCGGCTGGTACTCGTCGAGCCGGGCGGAGGCG
The DNA window shown above is from Longimicrobium sp. and carries:
- a CDS encoding glycosyltransferase family 1 protein gives rise to the protein MKVAYFTESLLPHVDGVSRTLAQLFATLEKRGVDFRIFSPFKPGPEISWSTRVHEIPYIRFPLYKDYRLASPIGHRASARLDEYQPDLIHVVSPTPINVRAEKYGRRRGVPVVSSFHTHFVSYFRFYGFGGLEEVGWKMMRRFYGRCEVVYAPSHSIIRELAGHGIRNTELWSRGIDLHRFSPAFRDPDLRRMAGAESDDTPVLLLVSRLVREKDLADLVAMERILRQRGSRHRLVLVGEGPMREQLQADLPDALFPGHQSGEALARWYASGDVFVFPSTTETFGNVVLEAQASGLPTVVVDRGGPPDQVEPGQTGFIARANDPADLADHVERLLNDPAERRRMGAAARVAASDRDWSAINGRLIDSYAQVIARGPER